A genomic region of Alistipes megaguti contains the following coding sequences:
- a CDS encoding TonB-dependent receptor, whose translation MVSLFVAGQVLAANPPVTLHLKDVTVAELLRQIEIQGQYTFAYNNADIDLTRVVSVDAEAWPVERVITTCIPNVQVLVERNKVILTPVRSAGAQQPHKISGKVSETTGAPIVGATVIYKDGSTVKGTTSSVNGEFAFEELTPSDQATLEVSFIGYDTYRMPVGSRTFFDVKLATSQQSIDEVVVVGYGVQKKANLTGAVATVSQKELKDRPVANVGRALQGVIPNLNVTLSSGQPGAGATYNIRGTTSPNGGSPLILIDGVETYPERINSNDIESITVLKDASSAAIYGARGAFGVILITTKSGRYNEKAEVSYNGYFSVSSPTTSTDYETRGYYSAKIADFFMMSSQNTPYTSYTESDYRALWERRNDRTENPARPWVITDTRNGRKQYVYLANFDWYNYLYDDSRPTWDHNINIRGGTKSLSYMVSGRYYQQKGINRLAPDMFKSYNFRVKLQAEIRPWLTISSNTKFFQSNYRYYGYEDEYNNFRKPTLHALASFVPVNPDGTAVSHTSMTNSSSHYIMDGYNAMMQKGKSFGNKKTQEITTTFEATFKLHKNFNVKADFSYTQGYLHNDYRSVNVEYSQYPGVIQTEPEGNYPNSYKEVVWDQNYYVADVYGTYNKSFGGKHNFTAIAGYNYEAKYYRDLTAANDGLLSEDLSDFNLAKGTTNFTLNGGRNEYAIMGWFYRVAYDYKGKYLAEVNGRYDGTSRFPRGKRYGFFPSFSVAYRISEEPFFEPLRKTVDNLKIRFSYGSLGNQQIGYYDFIQTITTKGSMSGYSFDGVTLGQHATVSDPVSGDQTWEKVISKNLGVDLNLFSNRLSLTADFYIRDTKGILGKGRSLPSIYGASEPQVNANDLRTKGYELSLGWRDSFKLAGSTFSYGIVGTLSDYTARYTSCDNPSGLISDPYEGKRYGEIWGYKVDGLFRTDEEAAAYASQIDLSTVMAGCYSSTGTYGKGVRAGDIKYLDLDGNHIVNGGTGTLEDSGDRRVIGNSTPRYQYGATFNFSWYGFDFSIFFQGLGHMDWYPGADNLRFWGPYSRPYATFIPRNFMSQVWSEDNPDAYFPRARAYTSLSSTQGTAYYTNDRYLQNLAYCRLKNLTISYTIPRQLTSKVGIKECRIYFSGENLVTWTALKSDFLDPEQAAADSDKKSNVYPWCQTFSVGLNLTF comes from the coding sequence GTGGTCTCGCTCTTTGTGGCCGGCCAGGTTCTGGCGGCCAATCCGCCTGTGACCTTGCATCTGAAGGATGTCACCGTGGCGGAGCTGCTCCGTCAAATCGAGATCCAGGGGCAGTATACCTTTGCTTATAATAACGCGGACATTGATCTGACACGGGTCGTTTCGGTCGATGCCGAGGCGTGGCCCGTCGAACGGGTCATCACGACGTGCATTCCCAACGTGCAGGTACTTGTCGAACGGAACAAGGTGATTCTGACGCCGGTGCGGAGTGCCGGTGCGCAGCAACCGCACAAAATCTCGGGCAAGGTGTCCGAAACGACCGGAGCACCGATTGTCGGAGCCACGGTCATCTACAAGGACGGCAGTACGGTCAAGGGTACAACCTCGAGCGTGAACGGTGAATTTGCCTTCGAGGAGCTGACCCCTTCCGACCAGGCGACCCTCGAGGTGTCGTTCATCGGTTACGACACCTATCGGATGCCGGTCGGCTCACGGACCTTCTTCGACGTGAAGCTGGCCACCTCGCAGCAGAGCATCGACGAAGTGGTGGTCGTCGGTTACGGTGTGCAGAAGAAGGCCAACCTGACCGGAGCCGTCGCCACCGTCTCGCAGAAGGAGCTCAAGGACCGCCCCGTGGCCAATGTCGGCCGGGCGCTGCAGGGTGTGATCCCCAACCTGAACGTGACGCTCTCTTCGGGCCAGCCCGGAGCCGGTGCCACCTACAACATCCGCGGTACGACTTCGCCCAACGGCGGTTCGCCGCTGATTCTGATCGACGGTGTGGAGACCTATCCCGAGCGTATCAACTCGAACGATATCGAATCGATCACGGTCCTCAAGGATGCCTCGTCGGCGGCCATCTACGGAGCACGCGGCGCCTTCGGTGTGATTCTGATCACGACCAAGAGTGGCCGGTACAACGAAAAGGCCGAGGTCTCCTACAACGGATACTTCTCGGTTTCGAGCCCGACGACCTCGACGGATTACGAGACGCGCGGTTACTACTCGGCCAAGATTGCCGACTTCTTCATGATGTCCTCGCAGAATACCCCCTACACCTCCTATACGGAGAGTGATTACCGGGCTCTGTGGGAGCGGCGCAACGACCGGACCGAGAATCCGGCCCGTCCGTGGGTGATCACCGATACGCGCAACGGTCGCAAACAGTATGTCTATCTGGCCAACTTCGACTGGTACAACTACCTTTACGACGACAGCCGTCCGACGTGGGACCACAACATCAACATCCGCGGCGGAACCAAGTCGTTGTCCTACATGGTCAGCGGCCGCTACTACCAGCAGAAGGGCATCAACCGGCTGGCACCTGACATGTTCAAGTCCTATAACTTCCGCGTGAAGCTGCAGGCCGAGATCCGGCCGTGGCTCACGATCTCGAGCAACACGAAGTTCTTCCAGTCGAACTATCGCTACTACGGCTACGAGGACGAGTACAACAACTTCCGCAAGCCGACGCTTCACGCCCTGGCCTCGTTCGTTCCGGTGAACCCCGACGGTACGGCCGTGTCGCACACCTCGATGACCAACTCCTCGTCGCACTATATCATGGATGGCTACAACGCCATGATGCAGAAGGGCAAGAGCTTCGGCAACAAGAAGACGCAGGAGATCACGACCACCTTCGAGGCGACGTTCAAGCTCCACAAGAACTTCAACGTCAAGGCCGACTTCAGCTACACGCAGGGCTATCTGCACAACGACTACCGCAGCGTCAACGTTGAGTACTCGCAGTATCCGGGTGTGATTCAGACCGAGCCCGAGGGCAACTACCCGAACAGCTACAAGGAGGTGGTCTGGGATCAGAACTACTACGTGGCCGACGTCTACGGCACCTATAACAAGTCGTTCGGCGGGAAGCACAACTTCACGGCCATCGCCGGTTACAACTACGAGGCGAAATACTACCGTGATCTGACGGCTGCCAACGACGGCCTGCTTTCGGAGGATCTTTCGGATTTCAACCTGGCCAAGGGCACGACCAACTTCACGCTCAACGGCGGCCGCAACGAGTATGCCATCATGGGCTGGTTCTACCGCGTAGCCTACGACTACAAGGGAAAATACCTGGCCGAGGTGAACGGCCGTTACGACGGAACGTCGCGTTTCCCGCGCGGCAAGCGCTACGGCTTCTTCCCCTCGTTCTCGGTGGCCTACCGCATCAGTGAGGAGCCCTTCTTCGAGCCGCTTCGCAAGACGGTTGACAACCTCAAGATCCGCTTCTCGTACGGTTCGCTGGGCAACCAGCAGATCGGCTACTACGACTTCATTCAGACCATCACGACCAAGGGTTCGATGAGCGGCTACTCGTTCGACGGCGTCACGCTCGGCCAGCACGCCACGGTCAGCGACCCCGTCTCGGGTGACCAGACCTGGGAGAAGGTCATCTCGAAGAACCTCGGTGTGGATCTCAACCTCTTCTCGAACCGCCTTTCGCTGACGGCCGACTTCTACATCCGCGACACGAAGGGCATTCTGGGCAAGGGCCGTTCGCTGCCGTCGATCTACGGCGCCTCCGAACCGCAGGTTAATGCCAACGACCTCCGCACGAAGGGTTACGAACTCTCGCTCGGGTGGCGCGATTCGTTCAAGCTGGCCGGCAGTACGTTCAGCTACGGCATCGTCGGCACGCTGTCCGACTACACGGCCCGCTACACCTCGTGCGACAACCCCTCGGGGCTGATCAGCGACCCCTATGAAGGCAAGCGTTACGGCGAGATTTGGGGCTACAAGGTTGACGGGCTGTTCCGCACCGACGAGGAGGCTGCCGCCTACGCTTCGCAGATCGACCTCTCGACGGTGATGGCCGGCTGCTACTCGTCCACGGGAACCTATGGCAAGGGTGTCCGGGCCGGTGATATCAAGTACCTCGACCTGGACGGCAACCACATCGTCAACGGCGGCACGGGCACGCTCGAGGATTCGGGCGACCGGCGCGTGATCGGCAACTCAACACCCCGCTACCAGTACGGTGCGACGTTCAACTTCTCGTGGTACGGATTCGACTTTTCGATCTTCTTCCAGGGCCTCGGCCACATGGACTGGTATCCGGGTGCCGACAACCTGCGCTTCTGGGGCCCCTACAGCCGGCCCTACGCCACCTTCATCCCGCGCAACTTCATGAGTCAGGTCTGGAGCGAGGACAATCCGGACGCCTATTTCCCCCGCGCCCGTGCCTACACGTCGCTCAGCTCCACGCAGGGTACGGCCTACTACACCAACGACCGTTACCTGCAGAATCTGGCCTATTGCCGACTGAAGAACCTCACGATCAGTTATACGATTCCCCGTCAGTTGACCTCCAAGGTCGGCATCAAGGAGTGTCGCATCTACTTCAGCGGGGAGAACCTCGTGACGTGGACGGCCCTGAAGAGCGATTTCCTCGATCCGGAGCAGGCAGCGGCCGATTCGGACAAGAAGTCGAACGTCTACCCCTGGTGCCAGACCTTCTCCGTGGGTCTGAACTTAACCTTCTAA
- a CDS encoding endonuclease/exonuclease/phosphatase family protein, which produces MTFPRFILAALCSCSLCLSATACSELKGDNSDYDFGDTTSDLPADPYEEQGYGRLPNSVRLATYNTHRCEGWTQNSGTDRSNYDNTAKVISLMDPDVIALQELDKNTTWHATDQLQELADRTGLKPYYCKTIDYRGGDYGIGILTKREPLETHSGDLPGEEPRKFFLAEFDNFIFIATHFCHVSDENRAQSFEIITKYLADNYASTTKPIYLAGDLNTSKLPDAALESWQIISTSANTFVNSASPSRIDYILVYTKNHPTFEVLGTAVPSYEQINVSTVSDHLPVLVDLKK; this is translated from the coding sequence ATGACATTTCCCAGATTCATATTAGCGGCCCTCTGCAGCTGCAGCCTGTGCCTGTCGGCCACGGCCTGTTCCGAACTGAAAGGGGACAATTCCGACTACGATTTCGGCGATACGACCTCCGATCTGCCGGCCGACCCTTACGAGGAGCAGGGCTACGGCCGACTGCCGAACTCCGTCCGGCTGGCTACCTACAACACCCATCGCTGCGAAGGCTGGACGCAGAATTCGGGTACCGACCGGTCCAATTACGACAATACGGCCAAGGTCATCTCGCTGATGGATCCCGACGTGATTGCGCTTCAGGAGCTGGACAAGAATACCACCTGGCATGCGACCGACCAGCTTCAGGAGCTGGCCGACCGGACGGGTCTGAAGCCCTACTACTGCAAGACGATCGACTATCGCGGCGGTGACTACGGCATTGGCATCCTCACCAAGCGCGAACCGCTGGAGACCCATTCGGGGGATCTGCCGGGCGAGGAGCCGCGCAAGTTCTTCCTGGCGGAGTTCGACAATTTCATCTTCATCGCCACCCATTTCTGCCACGTATCCGACGAAAACCGGGCGCAATCGTTCGAGATCATTACGAAATATCTTGCCGACAACTACGCTTCGACGACCAAGCCGATCTATCTGGCCGGAGATCTCAATACGTCGAAGCTGCCCGATGCGGCGCTGGAGTCGTGGCAGATCATCAGCACCTCGGCCAACACGTTCGTCAATTCGGCGTCGCCTTCGCGGATCGACTACATTCTGGTCTATACGAAGAACCATCCGACGTTCGAGGTGCTGGGCACGGCCGTACCCTCGTACGAGCAGATCAACGTGTCGACCGTATCCGATCATCTTCCCGTATTGGTAGACCTCAAAAAATAA
- a CDS encoding DUF5689 domain-containing protein, with amino-acid sequence MKLNLKNRFIRWTAFLAVILLAGACKDEVALPRKSIALSTHDILAPSFATSFTFDIEANCDWEITVSGDDPSWLSLSTISDTGLATVTATLLDNKTSSSRSLTLRVAARHDASVSDELHFIQAAAAAEGYMGIPDLKALAADGEYVVAEDLKLRGVVVSSVQDDNYFEDCLALQGTPEPGCGITLRCDEKLFYNMGEELEIALKDAVVSRNPQTGMMELKPVSDGSITRTQTTQVMVEALEVSYGELCSGLYESMYVGVYSQVHTPEEGSLSDLTMMDNPMMQDPDNNQFRMLSSQKASFGIDPVPDGSGELRGIAVPDGGSWAIRPCTAADKELTGLRFGASVGIRLPYIFSFYAASQSNKDCKYVTVTDGTFSKLGADFKVVDKNADMGVVLTAQVAANSTSSQFRLTHWADEAAHDNIPAKSMVYGQDSYFLFTIPVAEDLPATFRISFGLSGTGGAPKNWALAYSTDGERFVTPADKSTAISIPAGISGSGFYYYFTMPLTPETPVTKGQTLLLKLYPTDNVSCNGGTAGYNSDSRLHSCLVIEAMPSFETATPDGAIYFEPFDGLTEGLDYLYGDKLAAMLNDCGSDIVDWDTSLRNGLSGTNVRQRPGYAQIGYVESQAVARADYVNQVGALLTPALGAAGTLKLSFRAMAYKTCSDRPKAKAGEPKDKKGDLTSIVVEVIGGGTIDEATRKVIDGLSTTQFDTYSLTIDQATASTQLRFTSDAAADDFSRWFIDDICITR; translated from the coding sequence ATGAAACTGAATCTGAAGAATCGGTTCATCCGCTGGACGGCCTTTCTGGCGGTGATCCTCCTTGCCGGAGCCTGCAAGGACGAAGTCGCGCTTCCGCGGAAATCGATCGCGTTGAGTACGCATGACATTTTGGCTCCGTCGTTTGCTACGTCGTTCACCTTCGACATCGAGGCCAACTGCGACTGGGAGATCACGGTGTCGGGTGACGATCCCTCGTGGCTCAGCCTCTCGACGATCTCCGACACAGGTCTGGCCACCGTCACGGCGACGCTGCTCGATAACAAGACTTCATCGAGCCGGAGCCTGACGCTGCGGGTTGCCGCCCGCCACGATGCCTCGGTATCCGACGAACTGCATTTCATCCAGGCGGCTGCGGCGGCCGAGGGTTATATGGGCATTCCCGACCTGAAGGCCCTGGCGGCCGATGGTGAATATGTGGTTGCGGAGGATCTGAAGCTGCGCGGCGTTGTGGTTTCGAGCGTTCAGGACGACAACTATTTCGAGGACTGTCTGGCTCTCCAGGGAACTCCCGAACCCGGTTGCGGCATCACGCTGCGCTGCGACGAAAAGCTCTTCTATAACATGGGCGAGGAGCTTGAGATTGCGCTGAAGGATGCCGTCGTCTCGCGGAATCCGCAGACCGGCATGATGGAGCTCAAACCGGTGTCGGACGGCAGCATCACCCGCACCCAGACCACGCAGGTGATGGTCGAGGCGCTGGAGGTCTCCTACGGGGAGCTCTGCTCGGGACTCTACGAGTCGATGTACGTCGGCGTCTATTCGCAGGTTCACACCCCGGAAGAGGGGTCGTTGAGCGATCTGACGATGATGGACAACCCGATGATGCAGGATCCCGACAACAACCAGTTCCGGATGCTTTCGTCGCAGAAGGCCTCGTTCGGAATCGACCCCGTGCCGGATGGCAGCGGTGAGCTGCGCGGCATTGCCGTTCCCGATGGCGGAAGTTGGGCTATCCGTCCCTGCACGGCTGCGGACAAGGAGCTGACGGGGCTTCGTTTCGGTGCATCGGTCGGCATCCGTCTGCCGTATATCTTCTCGTTCTACGCTGCCTCGCAGAGCAACAAGGACTGCAAGTACGTTACCGTGACCGACGGTACGTTCAGCAAGCTGGGTGCCGACTTCAAGGTCGTGGACAAGAATGCCGACATGGGCGTTGTCCTGACGGCCCAGGTGGCCGCGAACTCCACCAGTTCGCAGTTCCGACTGACGCATTGGGCCGATGAGGCGGCTCACGACAACATCCCTGCCAAGTCGATGGTTTACGGGCAGGACTCCTACTTCCTCTTCACGATTCCCGTGGCGGAGGATCTGCCGGCGACGTTCCGCATTTCGTTCGGACTCTCCGGAACGGGCGGTGCGCCGAAGAACTGGGCGCTGGCCTATTCGACCGACGGCGAGCGTTTTGTCACGCCGGCCGACAAGTCGACGGCGATTTCGATTCCGGCGGGCATCAGCGGCAGCGGTTTCTACTACTACTTCACGATGCCTCTGACTCCCGAGACGCCGGTGACGAAGGGCCAGACGCTGCTGCTGAAGCTCTACCCGACGGACAACGTCAGCTGCAATGGCGGTACGGCGGGCTATAACTCCGATTCGCGTCTGCACTCGTGTCTGGTGATCGAGGCGATGCCGTCGTTCGAGACGGCTACGCCCGACGGAGCGATCTACTTCGAGCCCTTCGACGGCCTGACCGAAGGTCTGGACTACCTCTACGGCGACAAGCTGGCTGCCATGCTCAACGATTGCGGCAGCGACATCGTCGATTGGGACACCTCGCTTCGGAACGGTCTGTCGGGCACCAACGTCCGTCAGCGTCCCGGCTATGCCCAGATCGGCTACGTCGAGTCGCAGGCCGTTGCGCGGGCCGACTACGTCAATCAGGTTGGTGCGTTGCTGACGCCGGCGCTGGGTGCCGCGGGAACGCTGAAGCTCTCCTTCCGGGCGATGGCCTACAAGACCTGCTCGGACCGACCGAAGGCCAAGGCCGGAGAGCCCAAGGACAAGAAGGGTGACCTGACCTCGATCGTTGTCGAGGTGATCGGCGGCGGTACGATCGACGAGGCGACGCGCAAGGTGATTGACGGTCTGTCGACCACGCAGTTCGACACCTACTCGCTGACGATCGATCAGGCGACGGCTTCCACGCAGCTGCGTTTCACGAGCGATGCGGCGGCCGACGACTTCTCGCGCTGGTTCATTGATGATATTTGTATAACCCGATAA
- a CDS encoding RagB/SusD family nutrient uptake outer membrane protein — protein MKKYLLYLAAGVVLGGLCSCEDQLDRYPKDRLSPENFFHNEDECQLYTNDFYTMFPDGSGIYGETADVIAKKTLTNEVLGNRTVPATASTWTWTKLRDINFFLEYASNCEDEDVRLEYEGVARFFRAYFYFEKVKYYGDVPWVDRPIDASDPLLFEKGRDSRKLVMEKIIEDLDFAILHLPAEKQIYRVTRWTALALKSRACLFEGTFRKYHDLGDYEECLQECVDASERFIRESSYTIYTGGTTPYLDLFSSLKAQNSEIILARAYNSAIGLKHDVNGYLTSVTMGQPGLLKNIVNMYLMKDGTPFTSQRGWEKMTFAEECRNRDGRFAQTLRTPGYKRIDDTAESAPNLAATMTGYQLVKYLQSAKYDAYNASMNDLPLFRTAEVYLNYAEAKAELGTLTQADIDLTIKPLRDRAGVANLSMEKANAQPDPYLASAETGYANVTGANQGVILEIRRERTVELLMENLRYWDIMRWKEGKRFEHPFTGVYFPRPGSYDLNEDGVDDVCIWSGTKPETSAATVYELGKDLFLTEGDHGNILIHTSYTRTWNEDRDYLYPIPTDDRVLTQGAITQNPGWNDGLNF, from the coding sequence ATGAAAAAATATCTTTTATACCTGGCAGCCGGCGTCGTGCTGGGCGGACTTTGCAGCTGCGAAGACCAGCTCGACCGGTATCCCAAGGACAGACTCTCGCCCGAGAACTTCTTTCACAACGAGGACGAGTGTCAGCTCTACACCAACGATTTTTACACGATGTTCCCCGATGGATCGGGCATCTACGGCGAGACGGCCGATGTCATCGCCAAGAAGACGCTGACCAACGAGGTGCTGGGTAACCGTACGGTCCCCGCCACGGCCAGCACATGGACGTGGACCAAGCTGCGCGACATCAACTTCTTCCTCGAGTACGCCTCGAACTGCGAAGACGAGGATGTCAGGCTCGAATACGAAGGGGTTGCACGCTTCTTCCGGGCCTACTTCTACTTCGAGAAGGTGAAGTATTACGGCGACGTGCCCTGGGTCGACCGTCCGATCGATGCCAGCGACCCGCTGCTCTTCGAGAAGGGGCGCGACTCCCGTAAGCTGGTCATGGAGAAGATCATCGAGGATCTTGACTTTGCGATTCTCCACCTTCCGGCCGAGAAGCAGATCTACCGCGTGACCCGCTGGACGGCTCTGGCGCTGAAGAGCCGTGCCTGCCTCTTCGAGGGCACTTTCCGCAAATACCACGATCTGGGCGACTACGAGGAGTGCCTCCAGGAGTGTGTTGATGCTTCGGAGCGCTTCATCCGCGAGAGCAGCTACACGATCTACACGGGTGGTACCACTCCCTATCTGGATCTCTTCTCGTCGCTCAAGGCCCAGAATTCGGAGATCATTCTGGCTCGCGCCTATAATTCGGCCATCGGTCTGAAGCACGACGTGAACGGTTATCTGACCAGCGTGACGATGGGTCAGCCCGGACTGCTGAAGAACATCGTCAACATGTACCTGATGAAGGACGGCACGCCGTTCACCTCGCAGAGAGGCTGGGAGAAGATGACCTTCGCCGAGGAGTGCCGCAACCGCGACGGGCGCTTTGCCCAGACGCTGCGCACGCCCGGTTACAAGCGTATCGACGACACGGCCGAGTCGGCTCCGAATCTGGCCGCGACGATGACCGGATACCAGCTGGTCAAGTACCTGCAGTCGGCCAAATACGATGCCTACAATGCGTCGATGAACGATCTTCCGCTCTTCCGCACGGCAGAGGTCTATCTCAACTACGCCGAGGCGAAGGCTGAACTGGGAACGCTGACCCAGGCGGACATCGACCTGACGATTAAACCGCTGCGTGACCGTGCCGGCGTGGCCAACCTCTCGATGGAGAAGGCCAATGCCCAGCCGGATCCCTACCTGGCCTCGGCCGAGACGGGCTATGCTAACGTCACGGGAGCCAACCAGGGTGTGATCCTCGAGATCCGCCGCGAGCGTACGGTCGAGCTGCTGATGGAGAACCTCCGTTACTGGGACATCATGCGCTGGAAGGAGGGCAAACGTTTCGAGCATCCCTTCACGGGGGTTTATTTCCCCAGGCCGGGCAGCTACGATCTGAACGAGGACGGCGTGGACGACGTCTGCATCTGGTCGGGCACCAAACCCGAGACCTCGGCGGCGACTGTCTACGAGCTGGGCAAGGATCTCTTCCTGACGGAGGGCGATCACGGCAACATCCTCATCCATACGAGCTACACGCGGACGTGGAACGAGGATCGGGACTATCTCTATCCGATTCCGACCGATGACCGGGTCCTCACGCAGGGCGCCATCACCCAGAATCCGGGGTGGAACGACGGATTGAACTTTTAG